A genomic window from Maridesulfovibrio sp. includes:
- a CDS encoding flagellar biosynthesis protein FlhF — protein MRVKTFRGKNTAAVFAEIKAEFGDNAVILSNKSVEEDGRKIHEIMVGVEGQERPVPAKDTREEVIDDAMNNIPDWNQEWNQIKGHMMALLKPQMNLNLLAPRQRLALEYLEREGVESKVILDLFQQLRGDKSKAILPELEKIAPVRAFISPNWPQKFQALAGPHGAGKTSTIIRLALKEKKENPTSRICLASADQGQGKGRLVLRHYADLSGLEFRELSTREDFARLIGESQEFDRVFIDLPGLGGNAELDGWLTACGMHGPCDLAVHLVLNPYYASAQYTAFLKKFKSDKVKSLIWTKLDEACNYGALVNTSYESGLPVSLLSYGSGLRNSMKPACEKDFWRLVFKHQLPTVEQIKFAQAV, from the coding sequence ATGCGGGTAAAAACATTCAGAGGCAAAAACACTGCAGCGGTCTTCGCCGAAATCAAAGCTGAATTCGGCGACAACGCAGTCATCCTCAGCAATAAATCTGTTGAGGAAGACGGACGCAAGATCCATGAGATCATGGTCGGCGTTGAAGGTCAGGAAAGACCTGTTCCGGCTAAGGATACAAGGGAAGAAGTCATTGATGATGCAATGAACAACATCCCTGACTGGAACCAGGAATGGAACCAGATCAAAGGCCACATGATGGCCCTTCTGAAGCCGCAGATGAACCTTAACCTGCTCGCGCCACGCCAGCGTCTGGCACTCGAATACCTTGAGCGTGAAGGCGTAGAAAGCAAAGTCATTCTGGACCTCTTCCAGCAGCTGCGCGGCGACAAGTCCAAAGCAATTCTGCCTGAGCTTGAGAAGATTGCCCCTGTACGCGCGTTTATATCCCCGAACTGGCCCCAAAAATTCCAAGCCCTCGCCGGACCGCACGGTGCAGGCAAGACATCAACAATTATCCGCCTTGCACTTAAAGAAAAAAAAGAAAACCCTACTTCCCGTATCTGCCTTGCCTCAGCAGATCAGGGACAGGGAAAAGGACGCCTCGTCCTGCGCCACTATGCCGACCTTTCAGGACTGGAATTCCGGGAACTGTCCACCCGCGAAGACTTCGCAAGACTCATCGGCGAAAGCCAAGAATTTGACCGGGTATTCATTGACCTGCCCGGACTGGGCGGAAATGCGGAGCTCGATGGCTGGCTTACCGCCTGCGGTATGCACGGTCCCTGTGATCTGGCCGTTCATCTGGTACTCAACCCCTACTACGCTTCAGCGCAGTATACCGCTTTCCTTAAAAAATTTAAGTCCGACAAGGTCAAAAGCCTTATCTGGACCAAACTGGACGAGGCCTGCAACTACGGCGCGCTGGTGAATACATCATACGAAAGCGGCCTTCCGGTTTCCCTGCTCTCATACGGTTCCGGGTTGCGCAACAGCATGAAGCCGGCCTGTGAAAAGGATTTCTGGAGACTGGTTTTCAAGCACCAGCTTCCTACCGTTGAACAAATAAAATTTGCCCAAGCGGTTTAA
- a CDS encoding MinD/ParA family protein: MNSNLPMVFSVTSGKGGVGKTNISVNLAYSLSRMGKKVLLLDADLGLANVDVLLGIAPQYNLFHLFHEGTGIREVLHKTDYGFDILPASSGVSDMVSLSTGQKLDLLEAMDHLEDEIDYLIVDTGAGINDNVLYFNLAVQQRLLILTPEPTSLTDAYALIKVMKLHHGVDQFKVLVNMAPDMKVAKEVFKKLYMACDHFLSGVSLDLVGVIPRDPNMRQAVIKQTPLCRLAPSSPACTQIAAAANKITKWKVTSELDGNIKFFWKKLLFQEQSVA, encoded by the coding sequence ATGAATTCCAATCTTCCCATGGTATTTTCAGTAACCTCCGGAAAGGGGGGAGTAGGCAAGACAAACATTTCCGTAAACCTGGCCTACAGCTTAAGCCGCATGGGCAAGAAAGTCTTACTGCTGGACGCAGACCTTGGCCTGGCCAATGTCGACGTTCTTCTGGGAATTGCCCCACAGTATAACCTCTTCCATCTCTTCCATGAAGGAACCGGAATAAGGGAAGTACTGCACAAAACCGACTATGGGTTCGACATCCTGCCGGCCTCTTCCGGCGTCAGTGATATGGTTTCCCTTTCTACAGGACAGAAACTGGACCTATTGGAAGCTATGGACCACCTTGAAGATGAGATTGACTACCTTATCGTTGATACCGGAGCCGGCATCAACGATAACGTGCTCTACTTCAATCTTGCCGTACAGCAGCGACTTCTGATACTGACCCCTGAGCCGACTTCTCTCACTGATGCTTATGCCTTGATTAAGGTAATGAAACTGCATCATGGAGTTGATCAATTCAAGGTTCTGGTAAATATGGCCCCGGACATGAAGGTAGCCAAGGAAGTATTCAAAAAGCTTTACATGGCATGTGACCATTTCCTGAGCGGAGTCTCACTGGACCTTGTAGGTGTTATCCCCCGCGATCCGAATATGCGTCAGGCTGTCATAAAACAGACTCCGCTGTGCAGGCTTGCTCCTTCAAGCCCGGCTTGCACCCAGATTGCTGCAGCTGCTAATAAAATAACCAAATGGAAAGTGACATCCGAGCTAGATGGTAATATCAAGTTCTTCTGGAAAAAACTTCTCTTCCAAGAACAGTCCGTGGCTTAA
- a CDS encoding FliA/WhiG family RNA polymerase sigma factor encodes MVISSSSGKNFSSKNSPWLNLEAGTTAWEDFSPSDQEAIVRHYSPKIRIIALRMKSKLPQNVELGELISAGSLGLVESLGKFRPELKIKFETYAENRIKGAMLDELRRMDWFSRGLRQKVKTIENSIREIEHETGEKPTSAQIEEATGFSAKEVQQGLEALQNQLCVNLDAFNDNIPNNIDPQLDDEPFQNTLFQETVDKVADLIDNLTPREKLVLSLYYGEELNMKETSEVMEITEGRVSQLHSQALKKLRKMFLEKYSTEP; translated from the coding sequence ATGGTAATATCAAGTTCTTCTGGAAAAAACTTCTCTTCCAAGAACAGTCCGTGGCTTAACCTAGAAGCCGGGACTACTGCCTGGGAAGATTTTTCGCCCTCTGATCAAGAGGCGATAGTACGGCATTATTCACCAAAAATCCGTATTATAGCACTCCGCATGAAATCCAAGCTCCCGCAAAATGTGGAGCTTGGGGAGCTTATCAGTGCCGGAAGTCTGGGTCTTGTGGAATCACTCGGGAAATTTCGCCCGGAACTGAAAATCAAGTTTGAAACCTATGCGGAAAACCGCATCAAAGGGGCCATGCTTGATGAGCTGAGGCGCATGGACTGGTTCTCGCGCGGTTTACGCCAGAAAGTCAAAACCATTGAAAACAGCATCCGCGAAATTGAGCATGAAACCGGTGAGAAACCGACCAGTGCCCAAATCGAAGAAGCAACAGGATTCTCCGCTAAAGAAGTTCAACAGGGCCTTGAAGCACTTCAGAACCAGCTTTGCGTGAATTTAGACGCATTCAACGATAATATCCCGAACAATATCGATCCTCAGCTTGATGATGAGCCTTTCCAGAATACCTTGTTTCAAGAAACAGTGGACAAGGTGGCTGATCTAATTGATAATTTGACGCCGAGGGAAAAACTGGTATTATCTCTGTACTACGGGGAGGAACTCAATATGAAAGAGACCTCCGAAGTAATGGAAATTACAGAAGGCAGGGTGTCCCAGCTACATTCGCAGGCACTGAAAAAATTGAGAAAAATGTTCCTCGAGAAATATTCTACGGAACCTTAA
- a CDS encoding chemotaxis response regulator CheY, producing MAIDYSMKVLVVDDFATMRRIIKNILRQIGFTNIVEADDGTTAWETLNKDDSIQFIVSDWNMPQMTGIELLRKVRSSEEFADIPFLMVTAEAQQENIIEAVQAKVSNYIVKPFTPDTLGQKINKIFE from the coding sequence ATGGCGATTGATTACTCTATGAAAGTTCTTGTTGTGGATGATTTTGCAACTATGCGTCGTATCATCAAAAACATCCTCCGCCAGATCGGCTTCACAAACATAGTTGAAGCAGATGACGGTACAACCGCGTGGGAAACTCTGAACAAAGACGACAGCATCCAGTTCATCGTTTCCGACTGGAACATGCCGCAGATGACCGGCATCGAACTGCTGCGCAAAGTAAGGTCCAGTGAAGAGTTCGCCGATATTCCCTTCCTGATGGTTACAGCTGAAGCACAGCAGGAAAACATAATCGAAGCTGTTCAGGCTAAGGTTTCAAACTACATCGTTAAGCCGTTCACACCTGATACACTCGGCCAGAAAATCAATAAAATTTTTGAATAG
- a CDS encoding flagellar basal body-associated FliL family protein, with product MIFLAIDDDSESGEETQSSAPVSKAAQKVELDLDDAPFLEDEDEEDDIPEEEPEELATLEQAPVQKKSKTKLFIFIGIGVIILLLAAILVKLFFFDSPPPPKKDVAAEETMEEIPMEIPEEAPPPPPEEPGVTLLRMDAFWIEQKDKDNHTRFLVARFALTTTDERVVAEYGRKTLVLRDAVYFYLKNKDLQFLSDEKNVEKLKKDLLMVINQYIVAGEFEKILFEEYLVR from the coding sequence ATGATTTTCCTCGCAATTGATGATGATTCTGAATCCGGAGAGGAAACTCAATCTTCGGCCCCTGTCAGCAAGGCAGCTCAAAAAGTTGAGCTGGACCTTGACGATGCTCCTTTCCTTGAGGATGAAGACGAAGAAGACGATATTCCAGAAGAAGAGCCGGAAGAATTAGCGACGCTGGAACAAGCGCCGGTTCAAAAAAAATCCAAGACCAAACTTTTCATCTTTATCGGAATCGGCGTAATCATCCTTCTGCTCGCTGCAATTCTGGTGAAACTTTTCTTCTTTGATTCCCCTCCCCCGCCTAAAAAAGATGTAGCTGCTGAAGAAACCATGGAAGAAATTCCTATGGAAATACCCGAAGAAGCTCCTCCTCCGCCACCTGAAGAACCGGGAGTAACCCTTCTGCGTATGGATGCTTTCTGGATTGAACAGAAAGATAAAGATAACCACACCAGATTCCTTGTCGCCCGCTTTGCGCTGACAACGACAGACGAGAGAGTTGTGGCCGAGTATGGCCGCAAGACCCTTGTCCTGCGTGATGCAGTCTATTTTTATCTCAAAAATAAAGATTTACAGTTTTTATCCGATGAGAAGAATGTAGAGAAGCTGAAGAAAGACCTGCTCATGGTAATTAACCAGTACATTGTTGCAGGTGAATTTGAGAAAATCCTTTTTGAGGAATATCTCGTGAGGTAA
- a CDS encoding methyl-accepting chemotaxis protein has translation MFRSISTRISYIVAAVVVAASLVTLAFTSSSLEEDMIEAQGRTARNTIRMGMLYLQEGNQALNRYRKHAFADRKQAIKDALTIFIAQIDNYYALYKSGELSEKEAKEAAYKLARSTRYFNNDYFFIYTDKMVALAHPDRSIEGRDLSKVVDQNGYAFGDDMIRKATREGGGYLQLLWPRLGEDNANSKILYVKGYPKWNWVIGTGTYMDDIESAIEEQRKDLIKEMRKGFSQIRLAETGRLFIFNNDKKVLVAPLGAGSDFEKAINLNTGKTLIHDLKEVGKLGEWRLDYKVRRADGKIIERQSYVRFFAPLGWYVASTVPMSEIYGPVKELVMKQGAISFIILLITIMVIYYVVRRICLPIRSVSKVAFHVSKGDLREARKVFAMATDKGHLKRVVESFETGREKRFDEVDHLVKSIHTMLETLNSLVSQVQRSGDQVTGSALKLGTAINQLEAAVENQAAATQELGSSSREISATSQELARTMNESTNVAVSTGELAAQGMRDLNEMGMAMDAMRDASGGIFAKLSVINSKAANISSVVTSISKISEQINLLSLNAAIEAEKAGEFGQGFSVVAREIRKLADQTAMSTLDIEKIVSQMLSAVSAGVMEMDKFRKQVENGVSNVALLGDGISGVVTQVQTLTPRFESVNEGMQNQSEGAEQISKAMIQLSETSIQTKDALSEFVSITEQLANSVAILEEEVAVFQVEQD, from the coding sequence ATGTTTCGGTCAATCAGTACGAGAATTTCATATATTGTCGCTGCCGTAGTTGTAGCAGCTTCGCTGGTTACACTGGCCTTTACCAGCTCCTCCCTTGAAGAAGATATGATCGAAGCTCAGGGTCGTACCGCCCGCAATACGATCAGGATGGGCATGCTTTACCTGCAGGAGGGAAATCAGGCTCTGAATAGATACCGCAAGCATGCTTTCGCGGATCGTAAACAGGCGATCAAAGACGCATTGACTATATTTATTGCACAGATTGACAATTATTACGCGCTCTACAAATCAGGCGAACTCAGCGAAAAAGAGGCTAAGGAAGCTGCTTATAAATTGGCCCGGAGTACAAGATATTTTAATAATGACTATTTCTTTATTTATACAGACAAGATGGTGGCTTTGGCACATCCGGACAGAAGTATTGAAGGCCGGGATTTATCTAAGGTAGTAGACCAGAACGGCTATGCATTCGGGGATGATATGATCCGCAAGGCCACCCGCGAGGGTGGTGGATACCTTCAGCTGTTGTGGCCCCGTCTGGGCGAGGATAATGCCAATTCAAAGATTCTTTACGTAAAGGGATATCCAAAATGGAATTGGGTGATCGGCACCGGTACTTATATGGATGACATTGAATCGGCAATAGAGGAGCAGCGGAAAGATCTGATTAAGGAAATGCGTAAAGGCTTTTCGCAGATCCGTCTGGCCGAGACAGGGCGCTTATTTATTTTTAATAATGATAAAAAGGTATTAGTGGCTCCACTTGGAGCTGGTTCTGATTTTGAAAAAGCTATCAACCTTAACACCGGAAAAACGCTTATCCATGACTTGAAAGAGGTCGGTAAGCTTGGTGAATGGCGCCTTGATTACAAAGTGCGCCGCGCCGATGGAAAAATTATCGAGCGACAGTCTTATGTGCGTTTTTTTGCTCCTCTTGGGTGGTACGTCGCATCAACTGTGCCCATGAGTGAAATTTACGGCCCGGTTAAAGAATTGGTTATGAAGCAGGGTGCAATCAGCTTTATCATTCTGCTTATAACGATTATGGTTATTTATTATGTAGTCCGTAGAATTTGTCTGCCTATCCGCAGTGTCTCCAAGGTCGCCTTTCATGTGTCAAAAGGTGATCTTCGTGAGGCCCGCAAGGTCTTTGCTATGGCTACAGACAAAGGACATCTTAAGCGTGTGGTTGAGTCTTTTGAGACCGGACGCGAGAAGCGCTTTGATGAAGTTGATCATCTGGTTAAATCTATTCACACCATGCTGGAGACGCTGAATTCTCTAGTCAGTCAGGTGCAACGGTCAGGTGATCAGGTTACCGGGTCTGCATTGAAGTTGGGTACAGCAATCAATCAGCTCGAGGCTGCTGTGGAAAATCAGGCTGCGGCAACTCAGGAGCTGGGCAGTTCTTCCCGTGAGATTTCTGCAACGTCTCAAGAGTTGGCCCGCACAATGAATGAATCGACAAATGTTGCAGTTTCTACAGGCGAACTTGCAGCGCAGGGCATGCGTGACTTGAATGAAATGGGAATGGCTATGGATGCCATGCGTGATGCTTCCGGAGGCATTTTTGCCAAGCTTTCGGTGATTAACTCCAAAGCTGCTAATATCAGTTCGGTAGTTACATCAATTTCAAAGATTTCTGAGCAGATCAACCTGCTTTCACTAAATGCCGCAATCGAAGCAGAGAAGGCCGGTGAATTCGGACAAGGATTTTCTGTTGTTGCCCGCGAAATTCGTAAATTGGCTGACCAGACTGCCATGTCTACCCTTGATATTGAAAAAATTGTGTCCCAGATGCTTTCTGCTGTGTCTGCCGGGGTGATGGAGATGGATAAGTTCCGTAAGCAGGTAGAGAACGGAGTCAGCAATGTAGCTCTACTTGGTGACGGTATTTCCGGTGTGGTAACTCAGGTCCAGACACTCACTCCCCGCTTTGAGTCTGTAAATGAGGGCATGCAGAACCAGAGTGAAGGTGCGGAGCAGATCAGCAAGGCCATGATTCAGCTTAGCGAAACATCCATTCAGACAAAGGATGCTCTCTCTGAATTTGTATCCATTACCGAGCAGTTGGCTAATTCAGTAGCTATTCTTGAAGAAGAAGTGGCAGTTTTTCAAGTAGAGCAGGATTAG
- the lpxC gene encoding UDP-3-O-acyl-N-acetylglucosamine deacetylase — protein MLQTTIQNTVRCKGIGLHSGKQVEIVLRPAVEDTGILFSLHTGSGSSFITPNPNLVVATGLATTLGNGQDSVSTVEHLLAAVRGMGIDNIHVEVRGNELPIMDGSAGPFVYLLRQAGVRDLSKPRKVFAVAKSLNFEQDGKYVRAFPHDGFAVDYTIDFAHPQIGKQTLSLEITPDVFMDDLAKARTFGFLKEVEYLHANGLALGGSLDNAVVLDDYGILNDGGLRFADEFVRHKILDFIGDMAVLEMPLQGRFEVYASGHALNNAFLKYLHANATDYLEERCLKPLPGKAVAKGFTPVAPEAVPAPA, from the coding sequence ATGCTACAAACAACTATTCAGAACACAGTAAGATGCAAAGGGATCGGGCTACATAGCGGGAAACAGGTGGAGATAGTACTCCGACCTGCGGTAGAAGATACCGGAATCCTTTTCTCCCTTCACACAGGTTCTGGAAGCTCTTTTATTACTCCCAATCCTAATCTGGTTGTAGCCACAGGCCTTGCGACAACTCTGGGTAACGGGCAGGATTCAGTTTCCACAGTGGAGCACCTGCTGGCCGCCGTGCGCGGAATGGGCATTGATAATATACATGTTGAGGTCAGAGGTAATGAACTTCCCATAATGGATGGCAGTGCCGGACCTTTTGTTTATCTGCTTCGCCAGGCCGGAGTTCGTGATCTTTCGAAGCCGCGTAAGGTATTTGCAGTTGCTAAATCTCTTAATTTCGAGCAGGACGGCAAGTATGTCAGGGCTTTTCCCCATGACGGATTTGCTGTTGATTATACAATAGATTTCGCACACCCTCAGATTGGTAAACAAACTCTTTCGCTCGAAATAACTCCGGATGTTTTCATGGATGATCTGGCCAAAGCCAGAACATTCGGGTTTCTGAAAGAGGTTGAATATCTGCACGCGAACGGTCTTGCACTTGGCGGTTCTCTTGATAACGCCGTTGTTCTTGATGATTACGGTATTCTGAATGATGGTGGTCTGCGTTTTGCTGATGAGTTTGTACGGCATAAGATTTTAGACTTTATCGGTGATATGGCTGTTCTTGAAATGCCGTTGCAGGGTCGTTTTGAGGTCTACGCATCCGGGCATGCACTCAACAATGCTTTTCTCAAATATCTGCATGCTAATGCGACTGATTATCTTGAAGAGCGTTGTCTCAAGCCTCTTCCGGGTAAAGCTGTGGCGAAAGGATTTACTCCGGTCGCCCCGGAAGCTGTTCCAGCTCCGGCTTAG
- the prmC gene encoding peptide chain release factor N(5)-glutamine methyltransferase, with protein sequence MADSKLKDVLAAATALLREAGVDSPALSAQLFAEKVFRLTRIALITEQDKAVDADLVPEFYKLVKRRASGEPAAYILGVKEFYGLEFKVGPGVLIPRPETEEIVEKVQDVFTSDDEFFFADFGTGSGILAVTVAKLFPKAKGIAVDLSAEALTIARQNAQLHGVADRVQFVLADFNEPILADSRFDLLLANPPYLCEAELSEISPEVADFEPVSALVSGPDGDEDIKGSAPRIGKALKKGGTVFMEIGYLQGQVAHDIFDSCADFLDCVEVHKDLSGHDRIVVAKKR encoded by the coding sequence TTGGCTGATTCAAAACTGAAGGATGTTCTTGCTGCAGCGACTGCTTTACTGCGTGAGGCCGGGGTCGATTCGCCAGCCTTGTCTGCACAGTTGTTTGCGGAAAAAGTTTTTCGGTTAACCCGCATTGCGCTGATAACAGAGCAGGATAAAGCTGTTGACGCTGATCTTGTCCCGGAATTTTACAAGCTGGTCAAACGCCGTGCATCCGGCGAACCTGCGGCTTACATTCTTGGCGTAAAGGAATTTTATGGTCTGGAATTCAAAGTCGGACCCGGTGTTTTGATCCCGCGTCCCGAGACAGAAGAGATTGTCGAGAAAGTTCAGGATGTGTTCACATCGGATGATGAATTTTTTTTCGCAGACTTTGGAACAGGCTCGGGGATATTGGCGGTGACAGTGGCGAAACTTTTCCCAAAGGCTAAAGGTATCGCTGTTGATTTGAGTGCTGAAGCTTTGACTATCGCGCGGCAGAATGCTCAATTGCACGGCGTGGCGGATAGGGTGCAGTTTGTGCTGGCTGATTTTAATGAGCCAATATTAGCGGACAGTAGATTTGATCTTCTACTGGCTAATCCGCCTTACCTTTGCGAAGCGGAGCTTTCTGAAATCAGTCCTGAGGTTGCGGATTTTGAGCCAGTGTCCGCGCTTGTCAGCGGACCTGACGGCGATGAAGATATAAAGGGTAGTGCACCGCGAATCGGGAAAGCTCTGAAAAAGGGTGGAACCGTCTTCATGGAAATCGGATATCTTCAGGGGCAGGTTGCCCATGATATTTTTGATTCTTGCGCTGATTTTTTGGATTGTGTAGAGGTTCATAAGGACCTTTCAGGACATGACCGTATTGTGGTGGCAAAAAAGAGATAG
- the prfA gene encoding peptide chain release factor 1 has translation MFAKLEEIERSFMDLEQELADPEVYNNQDRYRKVTMAHSELGDVVAVFREYKKLSADLEENKEMAKDSDPEIREMAEMEIAEIKERLPELEEELKLSLLPKDPMDGKNIILEIRAGTGGEEAALFAADLFRMYSRFAESNGWKVEVMNSNPTGTGGFKEIIAAISGSRIYSKMKYESGTHRVQRVPATETQGRIHTSAATVAIMPEAEEVDVQVRNEDLRIDVFRASGPGGQSVNTTDSAIRITHLPTGLVVICQDEKSQHKNKAKAMKVLCSRLLQAEQDKQHEEMAEQRRAQVGSGDRSERIRTYNFPQGRVTDHRINLTLYKLDAVMEGDMNEVVDALIGHYQSEALKQQAQDG, from the coding sequence ATGTTTGCCAAATTGGAAGAGATTGAACGTTCTTTCATGGATCTGGAGCAGGAGCTTGCAGATCCGGAAGTTTATAATAATCAGGACCGCTACCGGAAAGTGACCATGGCTCATTCCGAGCTTGGTGACGTTGTGGCTGTTTTTCGCGAATACAAGAAGCTTTCTGCCGACCTTGAAGAGAATAAGGAAATGGCTAAAGATTCCGATCCTGAAATCCGCGAAATGGCAGAGATGGAAATTGCTGAAATCAAGGAGCGTCTGCCTGAGCTTGAAGAAGAACTCAAGCTGTCGCTGTTGCCGAAAGATCCCATGGACGGCAAGAACATCATTCTTGAAATCCGTGCGGGTACCGGTGGTGAAGAGGCTGCTCTTTTCGCAGCAGATCTTTTCCGTATGTACTCCCGTTTTGCAGAATCAAACGGCTGGAAGGTTGAGGTCATGAACTCCAACCCAACCGGAACAGGCGGATTCAAGGAAATCATTGCTGCTATCAGCGGCAGCCGTATTTATTCCAAAATGAAGTACGAGTCCGGTACACACCGTGTGCAGCGCGTTCCAGCCACTGAAACGCAGGGCCGTATTCATACTTCCGCAGCTACTGTTGCGATTATGCCTGAAGCGGAGGAAGTAGACGTGCAGGTCCGCAATGAAGATCTGCGTATCGACGTTTTCCGTGCATCCGGTCCTGGAGGTCAGTCCGTTAACACAACTGACTCCGCAATTCGCATTACTCACCTTCCCACCGGGTTGGTTGTTATCTGCCAGGACGAAAAGTCCCAGCACAAGAACAAAGCCAAGGCTATGAAGGTCCTCTGTTCCCGTCTGTTGCAGGCAGAACAGGATAAACAGCATGAGGAAATGGCAGAGCAGCGTCGAGCTCAGGTTGGTTCCGGTGACCGTTCCGAACGTATCCGCACCTACAACTTTCCTCAGGGCAGGGTTACCGATCATCGAATCAACCTGACCCTCTACAAGCTTGATGCTGTTATGGAAGGGGATATGAATGAAGTTGTCGACGCACTTATCGGACATTACCAGTCCGAAGCTTTGAAACAACAGGCTCAGGATGGTTAG
- a CDS encoding DUF1385 domain-containing protein, translated as MSAAKTVGGQAVIEGVMMRAKDNLAIAVRRPDGEINVEIRPWFSLTPAFMKKPFLRGFPIFMETMVNGVKALNYSATQALDEEEDGELTTFHLVLTMVIALGAALGLFVVLPHFFSVAMKWWGISGGVDSMSFHVWDGFFKMLMFVGYIVSISLVPDIKRVFEYHGAEHKAIWAYEAGGNLDVCEIKKFSRLHPRCGTAFLLFVLVVSILLFTVLVPIVVAIWAPQGFVLKHLYIVGIKLLLMIPVSAVAYEMIKASAKHEDKALCKAACLPGMGMQLLTTREPDEEQIEVALAALNSAVAADSDGGNS; from the coding sequence ATGTCCGCAGCTAAAACAGTTGGCGGACAGGCTGTTATCGAAGGCGTTATGATGCGCGCAAAGGACAATCTCGCCATTGCTGTCCGTCGCCCTGACGGAGAAATCAATGTAGAAATCAGACCCTGGTTTTCCCTAACACCCGCGTTTATGAAAAAGCCTTTTCTGCGCGGTTTTCCTATTTTTATGGAGACCATGGTAAACGGTGTTAAAGCCCTTAACTATTCCGCCACCCAGGCTCTTGATGAAGAGGAAGACGGTGAATTAACCACTTTTCATCTTGTGCTGACCATGGTCATCGCACTGGGAGCTGCTCTGGGACTTTTCGTTGTGCTTCCCCACTTTTTTTCTGTGGCAATGAAGTGGTGGGGAATTTCAGGCGGCGTAGATTCCATGAGTTTTCATGTATGGGACGGATTCTTCAAGATGCTCATGTTTGTCGGTTATATTGTTTCCATTTCCCTTGTGCCGGACATTAAACGCGTGTTCGAATATCACGGGGCAGAGCATAAAGCCATTTGGGCCTATGAAGCCGGGGGGAACCTCGATGTCTGCGAGATAAAAAAATTCAGCAGGCTCCACCCACGCTGCGGAACAGCCTTTCTGCTGTTCGTGCTTGTGGTGAGTATCCTGCTTTTCACTGTGCTGGTCCCCATAGTAGTTGCCATTTGGGCACCGCAAGGGTTTGTGCTTAAACATTTATATATAGTCGGTATCAAACTGCTGCTGATGATCCCTGTAAGTGCGGTAGCCTATGAAATGATCAAGGCTTCGGCAAAACATGAGGATAAGGCCCTATGCAAAGCAGCCTGTCTGCCTGGAATGGGGATGCAGCTGTTGACTACCCGCGAGCCGGACGAAGAACAGATCGAAGTTGCTTTGGCGGCGCTCAATTCCGCGGTTGCTGCCGATTCTGATGGAGGAAACAGCTGA
- the rpmE gene encoding 50S ribosomal protein L31, translated as MKKDIHPKLFKATVRCHCGYESELYSTIGEEVSTEICSNCHPFYTGKQRFVDTAGRIDRFKKKFANFDAASKVKGN; from the coding sequence ATGAAAAAAGATATCCATCCTAAGCTTTTTAAGGCAACTGTCCGCTGTCACTGCGGTTATGAGTCTGAGCTTTATTCTACTATTGGTGAAGAGGTAAGCACTGAAATTTGTTCCAACTGCCATCCTTTCTACACCGGTAAGCAGCGCTTCGTTGATACCGCAGGTCGTATCGATCGCTTCAAGAAGAAGTTTGCTAACTTCGACGCAGCAAGCAAAGTTAAGGGCAATTAG
- a CDS encoding TusE/DsrC/DsvC family sulfur relay protein: protein MAIVEFEGKSFDVDEDGFLLKFEDWCPEWVDYCKESEGIKELNEEHQKVIDFLQDYYKKNGIAPMVRILSKVTGFKLKHIYELFPSGPGKGACKMAGLPKPTGCV, encoded by the coding sequence ATGGCTATCGTAGAATTCGAGGGCAAGAGCTTTGACGTTGATGAAGACGGTTTTCTCCTGAAGTTTGAAGACTGGTGCCCTGAGTGGGTTGATTACTGCAAAGAATCCGAAGGCATCAAAGAACTCAACGAAGAACACCAGAAAGTTATCGACTTCCTGCAGGACTACTACAAGAAGAACGGTATTGCTCCCATGGTGCGTATCCTTTCTAAAGTAACTGGTTTCAAACTGAAGCACATCTACGAACTGTTCCCCTCCGGTCCCGGTAAGGGAGCTTGTAAGATGGCTGGTCTGCCCAAGCCTACTGGCTGCGTTTAG